One genomic region from Veillonellales bacterium encodes:
- the rbfA gene encoding 30S ribosome-binding factor RbfA, with product MGQLRVEKVQELIKQELSKIILTELKDPRIGFVTVTNVNVTGDLRSAKVYLSLMGSDDQKTATWTGLQNALGYLRSEIGKRIRLRFTPELSLHLDDSLNYSARIQELLLKIKHEEDN from the coding sequence ATGGGACAACTCCGGGTTGAAAAAGTGCAGGAATTGATAAAGCAGGAGCTCAGTAAAATTATTTTGACTGAGTTGAAAGATCCCCGGATTGGGTTTGTTACAGTTACGAATGTGAATGTTACCGGCGATTTGCGAAGCGCCAAGGTATATTTAAGCTTAATGGGCAGTGATGACCAAAAAACTGCTACTTGGACGGGGCTGCAGAATGCGCTTGGTTATCTGCGCTCGGAAATTGGGAAGCGGATTCGTTTGCGGTTTACGCCGGAGCTTTCGCTGCATTTGGATGATTCTTTAAATTATAGTGCACGGATTCAGGAATTGCTGCTAAAAATTAAACATGAAGAGGATAATTAA
- a CDS encoding bifunctional oligoribonuclease/PAP phosphatase NrnA produces the protein MECSLQSAANLILQAETIVITAHVHPDGDSLGSMLALYQYLEAKGKNVQMLLDDTLPVLYEFLPGIQKIHRSTEPPIDADLLVILDASDEERIGKIGKLVKAAVLNIDHHISNTKFADYWYIDSAAAATGEVILAMLKLMDAQISPDMAVCLYTAIATDCGFFRYANTSAQTLRYAADLVECGVKPHLISEYVDVRPLSSLLILQKALGTLELYCNGKIAAITISQSLLDDDDSTEGLVNYPRNIVGVEIAILFKFVEAGVCRISFRSKNADVSRLALEFGGGGHIRAAGCTVKGTVEETKRKVIAAAKRQLQELPA, from the coding sequence ATGGAATGTTCGTTACAATCTGCCGCCAATCTCATATTGCAAGCTGAGACCATTGTGATTACCGCTCACGTTCATCCGGACGGAGACAGTCTTGGTTCTATGCTGGCGCTTTATCAGTATCTTGAGGCTAAAGGGAAGAATGTTCAAATGCTGTTGGATGATACGCTGCCAGTGTTATACGAGTTTCTTCCCGGCATTCAAAAAATTCATCGTTCGACTGAGCCGCCGATCGACGCGGATTTATTGGTCATTCTTGATGCCAGCGATGAAGAACGCATCGGTAAAATCGGAAAACTGGTTAAGGCAGCGGTTTTAAATATTGATCATCACATTTCCAACACCAAATTTGCTGATTACTGGTATATTGACAGCGCCGCCGCCGCTACGGGAGAGGTTATTCTGGCTATGTTAAAACTTATGGATGCCCAGATTTCTCCGGATATGGCGGTATGCCTTTATACGGCGATTGCCACTGACTGCGGCTTCTTTCGCTATGCCAATACTTCAGCGCAGACACTGCGGTATGCCGCTGATCTGGTGGAATGCGGTGTAAAGCCCCATCTCATCTCGGAATATGTAGATGTCAGGCCGCTCAGCAGCTTACTGATTCTGCAGAAAGCCCTGGGGACTCTGGAACTTTACTGCAACGGTAAAATTGCTGCTATTACAATTTCTCAATCTTTACTGGATGACGACGACAGTACGGAAGGATTGGTGAATTATCCGCGCAACATTGTTGGCGTAGAAATTGCTATCTTATTTAAATTTGTTGAGGCGGGTGTATGCAGAATCAGCTTCCGTTCGAAAAATGCCGATGTGAGTCGGCTGGCACTGGAATTTGGCGGCGGGGGACATATCCGGGCAGCTGGCTGTACCGTGAAGGGAACAGTGGAAGAAACGAAACGGAAAGTAATTGCTGCGGCCAAACGGCAGCTTCAGGAGCTGCCGGCATGA
- the truB gene encoding tRNA pseudouridine(55) synthase TruB gives MTGGLLNVLKPPGMTSHDVVSFIRKTYGMKRVGHGGTLDPGAAGVLPVALGQATRLIEYITAADKSYRVELTFGYETDTGDDTGKVIHTADYDMPAPEQLQDVLQSFTGINRQIPPMHSAIKVNGKKLYELARIGISIDRPAREIEISRITLLKVFPTGILFDVTCSKGTYIRSLCRDLGTKLGCPAVMSFLVRTRVGKFLLSDALTVEELALKPELLLADPFLCLPKVSLSHDKAQAFTYGKSIFCEELCETLYGVYDEQKSFLGIGKKSACASVLIPVKVLSCQGKTLL, from the coding sequence ATGACGGGAGGGCTGCTCAACGTATTAAAGCCGCCGGGGATGACTTCCCATGATGTCGTATCGTTTATTCGGAAAACTTACGGGATGAAGCGGGTTGGTCATGGAGGAACTCTTGATCCTGGCGCCGCCGGAGTTTTGCCGGTGGCGCTGGGGCAAGCTACCCGCTTGATTGAGTATATCACCGCCGCCGATAAAAGTTATCGTGTGGAATTAACTTTCGGCTATGAAACGGATACCGGTGACGACACCGGCAAAGTGATTCATACTGCCGACTATGATATGCCGGCGCCAGAACAGCTGCAGGACGTCCTGCAGTCTTTTACCGGCATTAACCGGCAAATTCCTCCCATGCATTCTGCTATCAAAGTAAATGGAAAGAAGCTGTACGAATTGGCTAGGATCGGTATTAGCATTGATCGTCCGGCAAGAGAGATTGAAATTAGCCGGATTACTTTACTAAAGGTATTTCCAACCGGGATTCTATTTGACGTCACATGCTCTAAGGGAACCTATATTCGCAGTTTATGCCGGGATCTGGGAACGAAGCTGGGCTGTCCGGCAGTGATGTCTTTTCTGGTTCGTACAAGAGTTGGAAAGTTTTTATTGTCCGATGCGCTGACGGTAGAAGAACTGGCGCTAAAACCGGAATTGCTTTTGGCAGATCCATTCCTTTGTTTACCGAAAGTCAGCCTTTCTCATGATAAGGCGCAGGCTTTTACTTATGGTAAGAGCATTTTTTGTGAAGAATTGTGTGAAACTTTATATGGGGTTTATGATGAGCAAAAATCTTTTTTGGGGATTGGGAAAAAATCAGCTTGTGCTTCAGTGCTTATCCCTGTGAAAGTTTTGTCGTGTCAAGGTAAAACGCTGCTATAG
- a CDS encoding bifunctional riboflavin kinase/FAD synthetase, translating to MEVLTQMTNISRQYQRIAVALGTFDGVHIGHQRIINRAIEYAKEKNGTSVVFTFSNHPLSVVAPERCPLQIITSEYKEKILGRMGVDVLLSIPFTPQFLKLSPEAFLQLLQDNLQPDYIVVGPNYSFGYKSAGTPELLKTAGKAGHFQVEIHPPVYAKKNLVSSTLIRQLAADGDVFQAAGLLGRPLRIQGNVVSGNQRGGGLLGYPTANLAIAPGMVVPADGVYAVAVFYDQHSFNGVANIGSNPTFAGTERRIEVHLLNFAGNLYGSTISLDFFARLRGEKTFSSAAALKQQIHNDVAAARQILGKSKYS from the coding sequence ATGGAAGTATTGACCCAAATGACCAATATAAGCCGGCAATATCAGAGAATTGCCGTCGCTTTAGGAACTTTTGACGGAGTTCATATCGGTCACCAACGAATCATTAATCGTGCAATTGAGTATGCCAAGGAAAAAAATGGAACTAGTGTTGTATTTACCTTCAGCAACCATCCATTATCCGTTGTGGCGCCAGAGCGGTGCCCCTTGCAAATTATCACCTCGGAGTACAAGGAGAAAATACTCGGCCGCATGGGGGTTGATGTATTGCTGTCTATTCCTTTTACTCCCCAGTTTCTAAAACTTTCACCGGAAGCGTTTCTGCAACTTTTACAGGACAATCTTCAGCCTGATTATATTGTAGTCGGGCCTAATTATTCTTTCGGCTATAAAAGTGCCGGGACGCCCGAGCTGTTGAAAACGGCGGGCAAGGCCGGTCATTTTCAAGTGGAAATACATCCGCCGGTTTACGCCAAAAAAAATTTGGTAAGCAGCACTTTGATCAGGCAGCTGGCGGCGGATGGTGATGTTTTTCAGGCAGCCGGATTACTGGGCCGTCCCTTACGTATTCAGGGCAATGTGGTGTCTGGCAATCAAAGGGGTGGAGGATTACTGGGGTATCCGACCGCAAATCTTGCTATTGCTCCCGGAATGGTTGTACCGGCCGATGGGGTGTATGCCGTAGCCGTTTTTTATGATCAGCATTCTTTTAATGGCGTTGCCAACATCGGAAGCAATCCTACCTTTGCGGGAACGGAGCGTAGAATAGAAGTGCATTTGCTGAATTTTGCCGGGAATTTGTATGGTAGCACTATTTCGCTGGATTTTTTCGCGCGGCTTCGCGGTGAAAAAACTTTTTCCAGTGCCGCTGCCCTGAAGCAACAGATTCATAATGATGTAGCAGCTGCCCGGCAGATATTGGGGAAAAGCAAGTATTCGTAG
- the rpsO gene encoding 30S ribosomal protein S15: MLTAEQKQDLIGKYRLHEADTGSPEVQIAILTERINYLTEHLKEHKKDHHSRRGLLKMVGQRRGLLNYLRDNDIERYRVILQKLNLRK; the protein is encoded by the coding sequence ATGCTGACAGCAGAACAAAAGCAAGATTTAATTGGGAAATATCGTTTACATGAAGCCGATACCGGATCTCCCGAAGTTCAAATTGCTATTTTAACGGAACGGATTAATTATTTAACCGAACATTTGAAAGAGCATAAAAAGGATCATCATTCCCGTCGGGGATTGTTAAAAATGGTAGGTCAGCGCAGAGGATTACTTAATTATTTGCGTGATAATGATATTGAGCGATATCGTGTCATTCTTCAAAAACTGAATCTTAGAAAGTGA
- the pnp gene encoding polyribonucleotide nucleotidyltransferase yields MHSFEMQLGGRKLVIEAGKMAKQANGAVLVRYGDTAVLVTATASAEPREGIDFFPLTVDYEEKLYSVGKIPGGFIKREGRPSEAAILSGRLIDRPIRPLFAEGFRNDVQVVATVLSVDQNNPPDIPAMIGASCALSISDIPFNGPIAGVRVGRINNEFIINPTVKQQAQSELNLVVAGTKDAVLMVEAGAKQLPEDIILAAIAFGHQVVQEIVELQENIVEQIGKPKREIKLYEAPEEITQAVQDYVTDKLTVAVKNPDKLSREENIKQVKAETAEYFAAIYPDNDKEVKYVMQKVLKKVVRRMISVDKIRPDGRSLEEVRPITCEVGLLARTHGSALFTRGQTQALTITTLGPIADEQILDGLGVEESKRYIHHYNFPAYSVGETKPARSPGRREIGHGALAERALLPVIPSEAEFPYTIRLVSEILESNGSSSMASVCGSTLSLMDAGVPIKLPVSGVAMGLVKEGDHYTILTDIQGMEDALGDMDFKVAGTVNGVTAIQMDIKIAGITQEILTAALAQARRGRMHIMGKILDAIKEPRAELSPFAPRIITMQIDPDKIRDVIGPGGKTIKKIIDETGVTIDIEDDGKVFIAAVDVEAGQKAIRIIETLVRDVEVGGIYVGKVTRLMNFGAFVEILPGKEGLVHISQLALERVAKVEDVVKVGDEITVKVTEIDRQGRVNLSHKEVLKAEQNKKE; encoded by the coding sequence ATGCATAGTTTCGAAATGCAGCTAGGCGGTCGTAAGCTGGTCATTGAAGCAGGGAAAATGGCTAAGCAGGCAAATGGGGCGGTTCTTGTCCGCTATGGTGATACGGCAGTATTAGTTACTGCGACTGCTTCCGCCGAACCAAGGGAAGGAATTGATTTCTTTCCTTTAACAGTTGACTACGAAGAAAAACTTTATTCTGTAGGAAAAATTCCGGGAGGCTTTATCAAACGGGAAGGGCGTCCCAGCGAAGCCGCAATTCTCTCGGGACGTTTGATTGATAGACCGATTCGGCCGTTATTTGCCGAAGGATTTCGGAATGATGTTCAAGTGGTGGCTACTGTATTATCGGTAGATCAGAATAATCCTCCGGATATACCGGCCATGATCGGCGCTTCCTGCGCGCTGTCTATTTCCGATATTCCTTTTAACGGGCCGATTGCCGGCGTTCGCGTTGGCCGGATTAACAATGAATTTATTATAAATCCTACAGTTAAGCAGCAGGCGCAGAGTGAGCTGAATCTTGTCGTTGCCGGCACCAAAGATGCTGTGTTGATGGTAGAAGCAGGCGCCAAGCAATTACCGGAGGATATTATTTTAGCGGCCATTGCCTTTGGCCATCAAGTTGTTCAGGAAATTGTCGAGCTTCAGGAGAATATTGTGGAGCAAATTGGCAAGCCAAAACGTGAGATTAAACTGTATGAGGCACCGGAGGAAATCACGCAGGCGGTTCAGGACTATGTGACGGATAAATTAACGGTTGCCGTAAAGAATCCGGATAAGCTTTCCCGGGAAGAAAATATTAAGCAAGTGAAAGCAGAAACAGCGGAATATTTTGCAGCAATTTATCCCGATAATGATAAAGAAGTAAAGTATGTAATGCAGAAGGTTCTCAAAAAAGTTGTCCGCAGGATGATTTCTGTTGATAAAATCAGGCCGGACGGACGCAGCCTGGAGGAAGTTCGTCCAATCACCTGCGAAGTAGGGTTATTGGCAAGAACACATGGTTCCGCTCTGTTCACCCGGGGACAGACCCAGGCTTTGACTATTACGACACTTGGCCCGATCGCTGATGAACAAATTCTTGACGGCCTCGGAGTGGAAGAATCAAAACGCTATATCCACCATTATAATTTTCCGGCTTACAGTGTTGGTGAAACAAAACCTGCCCGCAGTCCTGGAAGAAGGGAAATTGGTCATGGCGCTTTAGCGGAGCGGGCCTTATTACCGGTAATTCCTTCCGAAGCGGAGTTTCCTTATACGATTCGTCTTGTTTCGGAAATTCTGGAATCAAACGGATCCAGTTCTATGGCCAGCGTATGCGGCAGCACTCTGTCCTTGATGGATGCCGGAGTACCGATTAAATTACCTGTTTCGGGCGTTGCAATGGGCCTGGTCAAAGAAGGCGACCATTATACAATTTTAACGGATATTCAGGGAATGGAAGATGCACTGGGCGATATGGACTTTAAGGTAGCCGGGACAGTAAACGGTGTTACCGCTATTCAAATGGATATTAAAATTGCCGGAATTACTCAGGAAATTTTAACTGCCGCTTTGGCACAGGCCAGGCGTGGCAGGATGCATATTATGGGCAAGATACTTGATGCAATTAAAGAGCCGCGGGCCGAATTATCCCCGTTTGCACCGCGGATTATTACCATGCAAATTGATCCGGATAAAATTCGCGATGTAATTGGACCGGGCGGTAAAACGATTAAAAAGATAATTGATGAAACAGGCGTTACGATTGACATTGAAGATGATGGTAAAGTTTTTATTGCAGCAGTGGATGTGGAAGCCGGGCAAAAAGCCATCCGGATTATTGAAACCTTGGTTCGGGATGTGGAAGTCGGTGGAATATATGTGGGTAAGGTAACCCGCCTGATGAATTTTGGGGCATTTGTGGAAATTTTACCGGGAAAAGAAGGATTAGTTCATATTTCTCAGCTGGCTTTGGAAAGAGTAGCGAAGGTGGAAGACGTCGTTAAAGTGGGCGATGAAATTACAGTCAAGGTTACTGAAATTGATCGCCAGGGCCGGGTCAACCTGTCCCATAAAGAAGTCCTTAAGGCAGAACAAAATAAAAAAGAATAA
- a CDS encoding polysaccharide deacetylase family protein, whose protein sequence is MLAIVEVISLKYVFVAHIRQWYIIFAASVFLVIAALAGIMQPVLNQSAGSKPQPIFQGNGAKPQIAFACNVFWGEEFLPRMLDTLADNHITITFFIGGSWAKRYPQILADIAGRGHELANHSYSHPHPNALDKGKNKEQIVKTEQLVQEITGMKTQLYAPPYGEYNDTVLMAADELGYKTIMWSIDTIDWQRPPADVIINRVMKKVHNGAIILIHPTANTAEALPRLIQQLQASGYQITSVSDILK, encoded by the coding sequence ATGCTTGCTATAGTAGAGGTGATTTCCCTGAAATATGTATTCGTTGCCCATATCCGACAGTGGTATATTATTTTTGCCGCCAGCGTTTTTCTGGTAATAGCAGCATTGGCGGGAATTATGCAGCCGGTTTTGAATCAATCGGCCGGCAGCAAGCCGCAGCCGATTTTTCAGGGTAATGGGGCCAAGCCGCAGATTGCCTTTGCCTGTAATGTGTTTTGGGGTGAAGAATTTTTACCCCGAATGCTGGATACTTTGGCTGACAATCATATTACAATTACTTTTTTTATCGGCGGCAGCTGGGCGAAACGGTATCCGCAAATTCTTGCCGATATAGCCGGCCGGGGACATGAACTGGCCAATCATTCATATAGTCATCCTCATCCGAATGCCCTTGACAAGGGGAAAAATAAGGAACAAATAGTGAAAACCGAGCAGCTGGTTCAGGAAATTACCGGCATGAAAACACAGTTGTATGCTCCGCCTTATGGCGAATATAATGATACCGTGCTTATGGCTGCCGATGAATTAGGCTATAAAACAATTATGTGGAGTATCGACACGATTGACTGGCAGCGGCCTCCGGCAGATGTTATTATTAATCGGGTCATGAAAAAAGTTCATAATGGTGCCATTATTCTTATTCATCCGACGGCCAATACAGCCGAAGCGCTACCCCGCTTAATTCAACAGCTTCAGGCTTCCGGATATCAAATAACCAGTGTATCTGATATACTAAAATAA
- a CDS encoding glycosyl hydrolase family 18 protein, translating to MKSYKVAFIWFLVIAMFAVMNIPSAPVYAFSARDLLGQTTGASIDDNVKGVSSGGGLADLLLGLLFGKLFGNILNTNADSSKDVGSSSAWLSGTGTKEIAGFYAEWWGEDTSSYKDMVSHTDVLKTIIPFWATLQEDGTVTERGGNDHSSVVKTAHQNHISVLLMVNNATEGKTATPIHTVLTDPALRTKAVDSIETYIKKYDLDGINIDFESVPAQDRNQLSAFMKELSARLKPQGYVISIDVFPKQDESNDIAMAYDYAQLAKSADKIMIMTYDYHGSWSDAGPVADVRWVENCLRYALQFIPKNKIYLGIAGYGYDWSSKGVESLEYQPIMNLVQRFNVPVLWDQSAKSPHFSYTGTDGITHQVWYENKESLQYKLDLVNQYDIAGTALWKLGEEDPGYWQVFKDKLLKK from the coding sequence ATGAAAAGTTATAAGGTTGCTTTTATTTGGTTTTTGGTTATTGCAATGTTTGCAGTGATGAATATACCGTCTGCACCGGTTTACGCTTTTTCAGCGAGAGATTTACTGGGACAAACTACCGGTGCCAGTATTGACGATAATGTTAAAGGAGTTTCATCCGGTGGCGGTTTGGCGGATTTGTTGCTCGGCTTACTGTTTGGAAAATTATTCGGTAATATTCTGAATACCAATGCAGATTCATCAAAGGATGTAGGCTCGTCGTCGGCGTGGCTGAGCGGCACTGGAACAAAAGAGATAGCAGGTTTTTATGCTGAATGGTGGGGGGAAGACACATCTTCTTATAAGGATATGGTCAGTCACACGGATGTTTTGAAAACAATTATTCCTTTTTGGGCTACGTTGCAGGAAGATGGAACAGTGACTGAGCGCGGTGGCAATGACCATTCATCGGTAGTTAAAACGGCCCACCAGAACCATATTTCCGTACTGCTGATGGTAAATAATGCGACTGAGGGAAAGACGGCTACACCGATTCATACGGTCTTGACGGATCCTGCGCTGCGAACGAAAGCGGTTGACAGTATAGAAACATACATTAAAAAGTACGATCTTGATGGCATCAATATTGACTTTGAATCGGTACCGGCACAGGACCGTAACCAGCTGTCAGCATTTATGAAAGAATTGTCGGCTCGGTTGAAGCCCCAGGGGTATGTGATTTCTATTGATGTCTTTCCTAAACAAGATGAATCCAATGATATTGCGATGGCTTATGATTATGCTCAACTGGCGAAATCTGCCGATAAAATTATGATAATGACCTATGACTATCATGGCAGCTGGAGTGATGCCGGACCGGTTGCTGATGTTCGCTGGGTAGAGAATTGTCTCCGCTATGCTTTACAATTTATTCCTAAGAATAAAATTTATCTTGGGATTGCCGGGTATGGTTATGATTGGTCCAGTAAAGGGGTAGAAAGTCTGGAATATCAACCGATTATGAATTTAGTGCAGCGGTTCAATGTACCTGTACTGTGGGACCAGTCAGCGAAATCGCCGCATTTTTCCTATACTGGAACCGATGGTATAACCCATCAGGTGTGGTACGAAAATAAGGAAAGCTTGCAATATAAACTGGATCTGGTTAATCAGTATGATATTGCCGGTACAGCTTTATGGAAGCTGGGGGAAGAGGATCCAGGCTATTGGCAGGTATTTAAGGACAAGCTGCTGAAAAAATAG
- a CDS encoding N-acetylmuramoyl-L-alanine amidase, with product MYRNQLVAKFLLMVLLLIVIAPVPVTHAAGIDNVIGNLASSTIASPSDGNSSSGLLNSLFSLIFDKLLGPILNLLGGGSHSSSSSATSPVKVTPLPSPAGSSSTVQDNGVLRGKVIVVDPGHGGSNPGAVANNTRESDNNLAVGLKLQGLLTQAGAKVIMTRDMDRTVAREGSTLGQELQARVDLAETNHADIFVSIHSNENPDSNVAGAMTFYSSGKSPDLATEVQSALIKETGAVDKGTSTATYYVLRNTTMPGILVEMGFVSNQAEAARLQNDAYRGSIARGIFNGIVKYFNRS from the coding sequence GTGTATAGAAATCAATTAGTAGCAAAATTTTTGCTGATGGTACTGTTGTTGATTGTCATTGCTCCTGTCCCCGTTACTCATGCTGCCGGAATCGATAATGTAATCGGCAATCTGGCATCGTCTACGATTGCTTCTCCAAGCGACGGCAATAGCAGTTCCGGGTTGCTTAATTCGTTATTTAGTTTGATTTTTGACAAGCTCTTAGGGCCGATTCTTAATCTTCTGGGGGGAGGAAGCCATTCCTCCAGTTCTTCCGCAACGTCACCGGTGAAGGTCACACCGCTGCCATCACCGGCAGGAAGTTCCAGTACTGTACAGGATAACGGGGTGTTGAGAGGGAAGGTGATTGTTGTTGATCCGGGACACGGCGGCAGCAATCCCGGAGCAGTGGCGAATAACACCCGTGAGTCGGATAATAATTTGGCGGTAGGGCTTAAACTGCAAGGTTTGCTTACCCAGGCAGGAGCAAAAGTTATTATGACCCGGGATATGGATCGAACCGTTGCGCGGGAAGGAAGCACCCTTGGCCAGGAACTCCAGGCTCGTGTCGATTTGGCGGAGACCAATCATGCCGACATTTTTGTTAGTATTCATTCGAATGAAAATCCCGATAGTAATGTTGCCGGGGCCATGACATTTTATTCCAGCGGAAAGTCACCGGATTTAGCCACGGAAGTGCAAAGCGCTTTAATTAAGGAAACCGGCGCTGTTGACAAGGGGACTTCAACGGCAACTTACTATGTGCTGCGTAATACCACTATGCCGGGAATATTAGTGGAAATGGGATTTGTTTCTAATCAGGCGGAAGCGGCACGATTGCAAAATGATGCATATCGCGGCAGCATAGCTCGGGGTATTTTTAACGGGATTGTTAAGTATTTTAATCGTTCCTGA
- a CDS encoding pitrilysin family protein, with protein MYHKTVLPNGIRVVSEMIPYVKSVTLGIWVGTGSRAEDDCNHGISHFIEHLMFKGTQTRSAKIIAETVDAVGGQLNAFTAKEHTCYYMKVIDTHLELALDILSDMLLESKFDAEDIDREREVVLEEVHMYEDAPDELVHDIHLDKVWAGHPLGRNILGSIESIKRFDRDMVEKYYREHYTPDNIVIAAAGNLQHQELVEKVQRFFGKLAGSQKKSVTIAPVLQPVRTIQAKETEQVHICLGTNSYPQNSAERYTVHVINNILGGGISSRLFQTIREERGLAYSIYSYQANYSDAGLFTVYAGTRPGNADQVTGLIMQNILELKESGITEEELIKSKEQLKGNLLLGLESSSSRMSRLGKMEITLGKYVSLDEIVEKIDRISLTDIEPVLYSLFTPDTICFTALGPINADQISFDFGSKL; from the coding sequence ATGTATCATAAAACTGTATTACCGAATGGGATCAGAGTTGTTTCAGAAATGATTCCCTATGTTAAGTCCGTTACGCTGGGAATATGGGTAGGGACTGGTTCCCGGGCCGAAGACGATTGTAATCATGGCATTTCCCATTTTATTGAACATCTTATGTTCAAAGGAACCCAAACCCGTTCTGCCAAAATTATCGCCGAAACGGTGGATGCGGTTGGCGGTCAATTAAATGCTTTTACGGCCAAGGAGCATACTTGCTACTATATGAAAGTGATTGACACGCACTTAGAGCTGGCTCTTGATATTCTCAGCGATATGCTGCTGGAGTCTAAATTTGATGCGGAAGATATCGACCGTGAACGGGAAGTTGTGTTAGAAGAAGTTCATATGTATGAGGATGCTCCTGATGAATTAGTTCATGACATTCATTTAGATAAGGTTTGGGCAGGACACCCTCTGGGAAGAAATATACTGGGCAGCATTGAGTCGATAAAACGCTTTGACCGTGATATGGTGGAAAAATATTATCGTGAGCACTACACCCCGGATAATATTGTTATCGCTGCGGCAGGAAATTTGCAGCATCAGGAGTTAGTGGAGAAAGTCCAGCGCTTTTTTGGCAAGCTTGCCGGATCCCAGAAAAAGTCGGTCACTATCGCTCCGGTTCTTCAGCCTGTTCGCACGATACAGGCTAAAGAAACGGAACAAGTCCATATTTGTTTAGGAACTAATAGTTATCCCCAAAATTCAGCAGAACGATATACCGTTCATGTAATTAATAATATTTTAGGCGGAGGCATTAGTTCGCGGTTGTTTCAGACGATTCGGGAAGAACGCGGGCTGGCCTATTCGATTTATTCTTATCAGGCGAATTATAGTGATGCCGGTCTGTTTACAGTCTATGCCGGCACCCGGCCGGGAAATGCCGATCAGGTTACCGGCTTGATTATGCAGAATATCCTGGAGTTAAAAGAATCGGGTATTACCGAGGAAGAGCTAATTAAATCGAAGGAGCAGCTGAAAGGTAATTTATTGCTTGGCTTAGAAAGCTCAAGCAGTCGCATGTCCCGTTTAGGTAAGATGGAAATTACCTTGGGAAAGTATGTTTCTTTGGATGAGATTGTTGAAAAAATTGATCGCATTTCTTTAACCGACATTGAACCGGTTCTTTATTCTTTGTTTACTCCGGATACGATCTGTTTTACCGCCCTTGGGCCGATAAATGCTGACCAAATATCTTTTGACTTTGGCAGCAAATTATAA